One region of Streptococcus salivarius genomic DNA includes:
- a CDS encoding DUF956 family protein, giving the protein MVKSLNTEIAHTSKGTWFREGPIYGNIMVGDKAFEFYNDTKLQDYVQIPWDEITYVIVDVYFGGKFIPRFEIRTKQNGRFRFASRKSRITLKEIQKRIPRESLRKAPSFIAVLKQGFKNLFRLIVKKK; this is encoded by the coding sequence ATGGTTAAATCGCTCAATACGGAAATAGCTCACACATCAAAGGGAACTTGGTTTCGTGAGGGGCCTATTTACGGAAATATCATGGTCGGAGATAAGGCTTTCGAATTTTACAATGATACGAAGTTGCAAGACTACGTTCAAATTCCTTGGGATGAAATCACTTATGTGATCGTCGATGTTTACTTCGGTGGTAAATTCATCCCACGCTTTGAAATCCGTACTAAGCAAAATGGACGTTTCCGTTTTGCCAGTCGAAAAAGCCGAATAACTTTGAAAGAAATTCAAAAAAGAATTCCTCGAGAAAGTTTACGAAAAGCACCTAGCTTTATCGCTGTCCTCAAACAAGGCTTTAAAAATCTTTTCCGACTCATTGTCAAGAAGAAATAA
- a CDS encoding PTS system mannose/fructose/sorbose family transporter subunit IID, translating into MADSKIKLTKADRFKAFLRSYFLLASFNYERMQNGGVAYTLIPAIKKLYQTKEERAAALKRHLEFFNTQPFMANPIFGVTLALEEERANGAEIDDAAISGVKVGMMGPLAGAGDPLFWFTLRPIFLSLGAGLAVSGNVLGPIVFFVLWNVMVAAVKWYTQEFGYRAGAAITDDVSGNLLQQVTRGASMMGMFVIGSLIQRWVNITFTPVVSTVKQQEGAYIDWDKLPKGIAGVKEAFHQQAAGRSLDVNKVTTLQDNLNQLIPGLAALGLTFLCMYLLKRKVSPIVIILGIFVLAIVLHIIGLL; encoded by the coding sequence ATGGCTGATTCAAAAATTAAATTAACAAAAGCAGATCGTTTCAAAGCTTTCTTGCGCTCATACTTCCTTTTAGCTTCATTCAACTATGAACGTATGCAAAATGGTGGTGTGGCTTACACCCTTATTCCTGCAATCAAAAAACTTTATCAAACTAAAGAAGAACGTGCTGCTGCTCTTAAACGTCACTTGGAATTCTTTAATACACAACCTTTCATGGCTAACCCAATCTTTGGGGTTACACTTGCCTTGGAAGAAGAACGTGCCAACGGTGCTGAGATCGATGATGCGGCTATCTCAGGGGTTAAGGTCGGTATGATGGGACCTCTTGCAGGTGCCGGTGACCCTCTCTTCTGGTTTACCCTTCGTCCAATCTTCCTTTCACTAGGAGCAGGTTTGGCAGTTTCAGGTAACGTCCTAGGCCCAATCGTCTTCTTCGTTCTCTGGAACGTTATGGTTGCCGCTGTTAAATGGTATACTCAAGAATTCGGTTATAGAGCTGGTGCTGCTATTACAGACGACGTGTCTGGTAACCTTCTTCAACAAGTAACTCGTGGCGCATCAATGATGGGGATGTTCGTTATCGGTTCTCTTATCCAACGTTGGGTAAACATTACCTTTACACCAGTTGTCTCTACTGTTAAACAACAAGAAGGAGCTTATATCGATTGGGATAAACTTCCAAAAGGTATTGCCGGTGTTAAAGAAGCCTTCCATCAACAAGCTGCCGGTCGCTCTCTTGACGTTAACAAAGTGACAACCTTGCAAGATAACTTGAACCAATTGATTCCTGGTCTTGCTGCCCTTGGTTTGACTTTCCTCTGTATGTACCTTCTTAAGAGAAAAGTTTCTCCAATCGTTATCATCTTGGGTATCTTTGTCCTAGCTATTGTGCTCCACATTATTGGTCTACTCTAA
- a CDS encoding PTS mannose/fructose/sorbose transporter subunit IIC, which produces MSLVQIILVVIVAFIIGCSSVNDQIETYQPVVACSLIGLVTGHLELGVMLGGSLQLITSGWANVGAAMAPDASLAAVASTIILILGGQGAKGIGPAIALAVPLAVAGLALTMFVRTATVFISHIMDSRAEAADIAGVERWHFIGMALQGLRVAIPALLLLLIPAHIVQSGLEAMPEWLTSGMTIGGGMVVAVGYAMVINMMSSREVWPFFFLGFALAALKELTLISLGIIGLCLAVMYLALEASGSLGSSNDGGSGDPLGEILEDF; this is translated from the coding sequence ATGAGTTTAGTACAAATTATTTTAGTCGTAATTGTTGCTTTCATCATCGGTTGTAGCTCAGTTAACGACCAAATCGAAACATACCAGCCAGTTGTGGCTTGTTCCCTTATCGGTCTTGTTACTGGTCATCTCGAACTCGGCGTAATGTTGGGTGGTAGCTTACAGTTGATCACTTCGGGATGGGCTAACGTTGGTGCTGCCATGGCACCAGATGCCTCACTTGCCGCTGTAGCCTCTACAATCATCCTTATCTTGGGTGGTCAAGGAGCTAAAGGAATTGGTCCTGCCATCGCCCTTGCGGTACCTTTAGCTGTTGCCGGCCTTGCCTTGACAATGTTTGTCCGTACAGCAACTGTTTTCATCTCTCATATTATGGATAGCCGTGCAGAAGCTGCTGATATCGCTGGTGTTGAAAGATGGCATTTCATCGGTATGGCCCTCCAAGGTCTCCGTGTTGCTATCCCTGCCCTCCTCTTGCTCTTGATTCCTGCACACATCGTACAATCTGGTCTTGAAGCTATGCCTGAATGGTTAACATCAGGTATGACAATCGGTGGTGGTATGGTTGTAGCCGTTGGTTATGCCATGGTTATCAACATGATGTCTAGTCGCGAAGTTTGGCCATTCTTCTTCCTTGGTTTTGCTTTGGCTGCCCTCAAAGAATTGACCTTGATTAGCTTGGGTATCATCGGTCTCTGCCTTGCCGTTATGTACCTTGCACTTGAAGCTAGTGGTTCATTGGGTTCTTCAAACGACGGAGGATCAGGTGATCCCCTCGGTGAAATTCTGGAAGACTTTTAA
- a CDS encoding PTS sugar transporter subunit IIB, producing the protein MGIGIIIASHGKFAEGIHQSGSMIFGEQEKVQVVTFMPNEGPDDLYAHFKDAIAQFDADDEILVLADLWSGSPFNQASRIKEENPDRKMVIVTGLNLPMLIQAYTERMVAPDAGVEEIVANIYKETKEGVKVLPEGLIPEEDTKPADAKPSIPKGTIPEGTVLGDGKIKYVLARVDTRLLHGQVATGWTHSTHPDRIIVVSDTVCHDKLRTNMIKQAAPSGVQVHVIPIKNMVKANNDPRFGDTRAMLLFESVEDALAAVKAGVDVKEINLGSSAYKEGKVNVTKALSFDQTDVDAIKELQSLGVKFDVRGVPSDSPANVDTLIKSAETKLAEKK; encoded by the coding sequence ATGGGTATCGGTATTATTATTGCTAGCCATGGTAAATTCGCTGAAGGTATTCACCAATCAGGTTCTATGATTTTTGGTGAACAAGAGAAAGTTCAAGTGGTTACTTTCATGCCAAATGAAGGTCCTGACGACTTGTACGCTCACTTCAAAGATGCCATTGCTCAATTTGACGCTGACGACGAAATTCTAGTCCTTGCAGACCTTTGGTCTGGATCACCATTTAACCAGGCAAGCCGAATTAAGGAAGAAAATCCTGATCGCAAGATGGTTATCGTGACAGGACTCAACTTACCAATGCTTATCCAAGCATATACGGAACGTATGGTAGCTCCTGATGCTGGGGTTGAAGAGATTGTCGCTAACATTTATAAGGAAACAAAAGAAGGCGTTAAAGTCCTTCCAGAAGGCCTTATTCCTGAAGAAGACACTAAACCAGCAGACGCTAAACCTTCTATTCCTAAGGGTACCATTCCTGAAGGAACAGTACTTGGTGATGGAAAAATCAAATACGTTTTGGCTCGTGTTGACACACGTCTCCTCCACGGTCAGGTTGCGACTGGTTGGACTCACTCAACTCACCCAGACCGTATCATCGTTGTTTCAGACACTGTTTGTCATGATAAACTTCGTACAAACATGATTAAACAAGCCGCTCCATCTGGTGTTCAAGTTCACGTTATCCCAATTAAAAACATGGTTAAAGCAAACAATGACCCACGTTTTGGTGATACACGTGCTATGCTTCTCTTTGAATCTGTTGAAGATGCTCTTGCTGCTGTTAAAGCAGGTGTTGATGTTAAAGAAATCAACCTTGGTTCTTCAGCTTATAAAGAAGGAAAAGTCAACGTTACTAAGGCTCTTTCATTTGACCAAACAGATGTGGATGCTATCAAAGAGTTGCAATCATTGGGTGTCAAATTTGACGTTCGTGGGGTACCAAGTGATAGCCCAGCAAACGTTGATACCTTGATTAAGTCAGCTGAAACTAAATTAGCAGAGAAGAAATAA
- a CDS encoding cyclase family protein: protein MSDLLSIYNELQSKKWVDLTHKINAESPHFPALPALKQEDLFTLKDGFHVQKFTVVGQYGTHIDAPIHFVEGGRWLDEIALKDLLLPLYVIDKSKEVAANPNFILSKQDILDFEAEYGQITEGAFVAFRSDWSKLWPDQDAMRNLDENGVQQSPGWSREALEFLIYERKVKAVGHETFDTDAGIPAAEHGLVNEYYLLEQNIYQVEVLNQLDQVPAVGALISIAFPHWDKATGSPVRAVAILP, encoded by the coding sequence ATGTCAGATTTACTAAGTATTTATAATGAATTGCAATCTAAGAAATGGGTTGACTTGACCCACAAAATTAATGCGGAAAGTCCACATTTCCCAGCCCTTCCTGCTTTGAAACAAGAAGACCTTTTCACATTAAAAGATGGTTTCCATGTTCAAAAATTTACAGTAGTTGGTCAATACGGAACGCATATTGATGCACCGATTCACTTTGTAGAAGGTGGTCGTTGGTTGGATGAGATTGCTCTCAAAGATCTTCTTTTACCACTCTATGTTATCGACAAGTCTAAAGAAGTTGCTGCCAATCCAAACTTTATTTTGAGCAAACAAGATATCTTAGACTTTGAAGCAGAATATGGACAAATTACTGAAGGGGCCTTTGTCGCTTTTCGTAGTGATTGGTCGAAGCTTTGGCCAGATCAAGATGCTATGCGCAACCTTGATGAAAATGGGGTTCAACAGAGTCCAGGGTGGAGCCGTGAAGCTCTAGAATTCTTGATTTATGAACGTAAGGTTAAGGCTGTCGGTCACGAGACTTTTGATACAGATGCTGGCATTCCAGCAGCAGAACATGGCTTGGTAAACGAATACTACCTCTTGGAACAAAACATTTATCAGGTAGAAGTTTTGAATCAATTGGATCAAGTTCCAGCCGTTGGTGCTTTGATTTCGATTGCATTTCCTCACTGGGACAAGGCGACAGGCTCCCCAGTGCGTGCAGTGGCTATTTTACCTTAA
- a CDS encoding Cof-type HAD-IIB family hydrolase yields MTKKLIALDLDGTLLRPDGTISEFTQKTIKDVQNKGHQVVIATGRPYRMAIDHYKTLGLETPLITFNGSLTNLPDQDWAYEHSVKLDKKYLISLLQRHDELEMDFLASEYRKHFYITMNHPERIQPQLFGVDKIIEAMRLEPTKITRNPNALLMQTRHEDKYQLADDIKKDFKEEIEVDSWGGPLNILEFSPKGINKAYALNYLLKAMRKSTDDLIAFGDEHNDTEMLELAKTGYAMKNASSVLLPHANEQIEWTNEEDGVARKLQELFL; encoded by the coding sequence ATGACAAAAAAATTGATTGCACTAGATCTTGATGGAACGCTCTTGCGCCCAGATGGAACTATTTCAGAATTTACACAAAAAACGATTAAAGACGTACAAAACAAAGGACACCAAGTCGTTATTGCTACAGGTCGTCCTTATCGTATGGCTATTGACCATTACAAAACGCTAGGGTTAGAAACACCACTCATCACTTTTAACGGCTCCTTGACCAATCTTCCAGACCAAGACTGGGCTTATGAGCATTCGGTTAAATTAGATAAGAAATATCTGATTAGCCTCTTACAACGTCATGATGAGTTAGAGATGGATTTTCTGGCTAGTGAATATCGAAAACACTTCTATATCACTATGAATCACCCAGAGCGTATTCAACCACAACTCTTTGGTGTTGATAAAATTATTGAGGCTATGCGTTTAGAACCAACTAAAATCACGCGCAACCCTAACGCTCTCCTTATGCAAACTCGTCATGAGGATAAGTACCAACTTGCCGATGACATCAAGAAGGACTTCAAGGAAGAAATTGAAGTTGATTCTTGGGGTGGCCCGCTTAATATCTTGGAATTTTCGCCTAAAGGCATAAACAAGGCCTACGCCCTAAACTACTTACTTAAGGCCATGCGCAAATCAACGGATGATCTGATTGCTTTTGGAGACGAACACAACGACACAGAGATGTTGGAACTTGCTAAAACTGGTTATGCCATGAAGAATGCTAGCTCTGTTCTTCTCCCCCACGCTAACGAACAAATTGAGTGGACTAATGAAGAGGATGGCGTTGCTCGCAAACTCCAGGAACTCTTCTTATAA
- a CDS encoding NCS2 family permease translates to MEKFFKLKEHGTDVRTEVTAGLTTFFAMSYILFVNPAMLAQTGMPAQGVFLATIIGAVAGTLMMAFYANLPYAQAPGMGLNAFFTYTVVFSLGYTWQEALAMVFLCGVISLIITVTKVRKMIIESIPTALKSAISAGIGVFLAYVGIKNAGFLKFSINPHTYTVAGKGADMAKASITASSSATPGLVAFNNPTVIVGLIGLAIAIFFIVKGIRGGVLLSILVTTIIAIFAGVVDLGSIDWHAASLTSSIKDLGQVFGAALGSKGLGSLFADVSRLPGVFMAILAFSLTDIFDTIGTLIGTGEKVGIIASTGDNNESKALDRALYSDLVGTSIGAIAGTSNVTTYVESAAGIGAGGRTGLTALVVAVLFAISSFFSPVVSIVPNAATAPILIIVGVMMLSNLKSVDWEDLSEAIPAFFTSIFMGFSYSITYGIAAGFLTYTLVKIVKGQAKDVHFIMWILDILFILNFISMAVF, encoded by the coding sequence ATGGAAAAGTTTTTCAAATTGAAAGAACATGGTACTGACGTCCGTACAGAAGTGACTGCCGGATTGACAACTTTCTTTGCCATGTCTTACATCCTCTTTGTTAACCCAGCGATGTTGGCTCAGACAGGAATGCCTGCACAAGGTGTTTTCTTAGCAACAATTATTGGTGCGGTTGCAGGGACGTTGATGATGGCATTTTATGCTAACCTACCATACGCCCAAGCGCCTGGTATGGGGCTTAATGCCTTCTTCACCTACACAGTGGTTTTTTCTTTGGGTTACACTTGGCAAGAGGCCTTAGCAATGGTCTTTCTATGTGGTGTTATTTCATTGATCATCACAGTAACTAAAGTACGTAAGATGATTATTGAGTCTATTCCAACAGCCCTCAAATCTGCGATTTCAGCAGGTATCGGTGTTTTCCTTGCCTATGTTGGGATTAAAAATGCTGGTTTCTTGAAATTCTCAATTAATCCTCATACCTACACTGTAGCAGGTAAAGGTGCTGACATGGCCAAGGCGTCAATTACAGCTTCATCGTCAGCTACACCAGGTTTGGTTGCTTTCAATAATCCAACTGTAATTGTAGGTTTGATTGGTCTTGCGATTGCGATTTTCTTTATTGTTAAAGGTATTCGTGGTGGTGTTCTTCTTTCAATCCTCGTAACGACTATCATTGCTATTTTTGCTGGTGTCGTTGATCTTGGAAGCATTGACTGGCACGCAGCTAGCTTGACATCATCTATTAAAGATCTTGGTCAGGTCTTTGGTGCAGCGCTTGGATCTAAGGGATTGGGATCACTCTTTGCAGACGTTTCTCGTTTGCCTGGTGTCTTTATGGCTATTCTTGCCTTTTCATTGACTGATATCTTCGATACTATCGGTACCTTGATTGGTACTGGTGAGAAGGTTGGTATCATTGCTTCAACAGGTGATAACAACGAATCAAAAGCTCTTGACCGTGCTCTTTACTCTGACCTTGTTGGTACAAGTATTGGTGCCATTGCAGGGACTTCAAATGTTACAACTTACGTTGAATCTGCAGCAGGTATTGGTGCTGGTGGACGTACTGGTTTGACAGCTCTTGTGGTTGCTGTACTCTTTGCCATCTCTAGTTTCTTTAGTCCAGTGGTATCAATCGTTCCTAATGCTGCCACAGCGCCTATCCTTATTATTGTAGGTGTTATGATGCTCTCTAACCTTAAGAGTGTCGATTGGGAAGACTTGTCTGAAGCTATTCCTGCCTTCTTCACTTCTATTTTCATGGGATTCTCATATAGTATTACCTATGGTATCGCAGCTGGTTTCCTTACTTATACTTTGGTCAAAATCGTCAAAGGTCAAGCTAAGGATGTCCACTTTATTATGTGGATTTTGGATATCTTGTTTATCCTTAACTTCATCAGTATGGCTGTGTTCTAA
- the tsaE gene encoding tRNA (adenosine(37)-N6)-threonylcarbamoyltransferase complex ATPase subunit type 1 TsaE: MIYSQNEEELISIGQKLGRLLDSGDIIVLSGDLGAGKTTLTKGIAKGLDISQMIKSPTYTIVREYEGRLPLYHLDVYRIGDDPDSIDLDDFLYGEGVTIIEWGELLDESLLGDYLLISISHHGDGRQLLFESFGPRSKEIQEEMING; this comes from the coding sequence ATGATTTACAGTCAAAATGAAGAAGAATTGATTAGTATCGGCCAAAAGCTAGGTCGACTGCTCGATTCTGGAGATATAATTGTTCTCTCAGGGGATCTGGGAGCTGGCAAAACGACCTTGACTAAGGGAATTGCCAAAGGTTTGGATATTTCACAGATGATAAAGAGTCCAACCTATACTATTGTAAGGGAGTATGAGGGGCGACTGCCACTCTATCATTTAGATGTCTACCGCATTGGTGATGATCCAGATTCTATTGATTTAGATGATTTTCTGTATGGTGAAGGTGTGACAATCATCGAGTGGGGTGAGCTCCTAGATGAGAGTCTGTTAGGGGATTATCTCCTAATTTCGATATCTCATCATGGAGATGGACGTCAGTTGCTTTTTGAATCTTTCGGTCCTAGAAGTAAGGAGATTCAGGAGGAAATGATAAATGGCTGA
- a CDS encoding GNAT family N-acetyltransferase → MAEQELVIEEAQREDAASLARLLETVALESDFLAQDDRSSILSAEQLATYIESHQHRLNEICLVAKLGHEVIGVCNVTSDQDTKTSHIGDVFIAVSKPYWGNGVGQFLMETMIDWADHTPTIRRLELTVQARNKRAVHLYQKFGFDIEGTKKRGARTKNGEFLDVYLMAKLID, encoded by the coding sequence ATGGCTGAGCAAGAATTAGTCATTGAGGAAGCTCAAAGAGAGGATGCTGCCTCTCTAGCTCGTTTACTAGAGACTGTAGCCTTGGAATCGGATTTTCTAGCACAAGATGATAGAAGTTCTATACTGAGTGCTGAACAGTTAGCCACTTATATTGAAAGTCATCAGCATAGGCTTAATGAGATTTGTTTGGTGGCGAAATTGGGTCATGAGGTCATTGGTGTTTGTAATGTTACCTCTGATCAAGATACTAAGACCAGTCATATTGGCGACGTATTTATTGCGGTTTCTAAACCCTACTGGGGGAATGGTGTTGGCCAGTTTCTTATGGAAACAATGATTGACTGGGCAGATCATACACCAACTATCCGCCGCTTAGAGTTGACGGTTCAAGCACGTAATAAACGGGCGGTTCATCTCTATCAAAAATTCGGATTTGACATTGAAGGCACTAAGAAACGTGGTGCAAGAACTAAAAATGGAGAATTTCTAGATGTTTACCTTATGGCTAAACTCATAGATTAG
- the lytR gene encoding glycopolymer--peptidoglycan transferase LytR, with translation MKLGRKILLMLLAIFATTVVAAGIYLTTTYNYATGELSKTFRASKATSGNSKAIQQTKPITILLMGVDTGSKERKETWEGNSDTMILVTVNPKTKKTTMTSLERDLLTDIEGSGEAKLNSAYAEGGADLAISTIQKVLDIDIDYYALINMQGMIDLVDAVGGIEVTNHFDFPISIAENEPEFQAKVEPGTHKINGEQALVYSRMRYDDPDGDYGRQKRQREVIQKVVAKLLKMDSIGSYKKILSAVSSNVQTSIDLGDTNTLRSLMGYSDALKNIKSYQLAGSDAMINGGSYQVASTEDILKVQNRIKQEVGKKKVSESNLKTSLVLYGSGSSNYGSDDFVNSKGSAASSEASSNYEGGTSEAAGGGSVSTYNGGTTYSNNYSENTGNYVQEQGTTTPTYNNNGSGVTTYSTVPATQ, from the coding sequence ATGAAACTTGGACGAAAAATTTTATTGATGTTGTTGGCGATTTTTGCAACGACAGTAGTAGCTGCTGGTATTTACCTAACGACAACTTATAATTACGCCACAGGCGAATTGTCAAAAACGTTTAGGGCTTCTAAAGCAACTTCAGGGAATAGTAAGGCTATTCAACAGACTAAGCCTATAACTATTCTCTTGATGGGGGTAGATACAGGATCCAAAGAACGTAAGGAAACCTGGGAAGGAAACTCTGATACCATGATTTTGGTAACAGTGAACCCTAAGACTAAGAAAACAACCATGACCAGTTTGGAACGTGACCTTTTGACAGATATTGAGGGGTCGGGTGAAGCAAAACTAAATTCAGCATATGCTGAGGGTGGTGCTGACTTGGCCATTTCAACCATTCAAAAGGTTTTAGATATTGATATTGACTATTATGCACTGATTAATATGCAGGGTATGATTGATTTGGTAGATGCTGTTGGTGGTATTGAGGTAACGAATCATTTTGATTTTCCAATTTCGATTGCAGAAAATGAACCTGAATTTCAGGCAAAAGTTGAGCCCGGAACCCATAAAATCAATGGTGAGCAAGCTTTAGTCTATTCACGTATGCGTTACGATGATCCTGATGGTGACTATGGTCGACAAAAACGTCAACGTGAGGTTATTCAAAAAGTTGTAGCTAAGCTCTTGAAGATGGACTCTATTGGTTCTTACAAGAAAATTTTGTCGGCTGTAAGTTCAAATGTTCAAACTAGCATTGACCTTGGTGATACCAATACTCTGCGTAGCTTGATGGGTTATAGTGATGCACTTAAAAATATTAAGTCATACCAATTGGCTGGTTCGGATGCCATGATCAATGGAGGAAGCTATCAAGTAGCCTCCACTGAGGATATTCTTAAGGTGCAAAATCGCATTAAGCAGGAAGTTGGTAAGAAGAAAGTTTCTGAATCTAATCTTAAGACTAGTTTGGTTCTCTATGGTTCTGGTAGCTCTAACTATGGCTCAGATGATTTCGTTAATTCTAAAGGAAGTGCGGCTTCGAGTGAGGCATCTTCAAATTATGAGGGCGGGACATCTGAGGCAGCTGGTGGTGGGTCAGTAAGTACCTACAATGGAGGTACTACCTATAGCAATAACTATAGTGAAAACACAGGTAATTATGTTCAGGAACAAGGTACGACAACCCCTACATACAATAATAATGGATCGGGTGTGACTACTTATAGCACTGTTCCAGCGACGCAATAA
- the rimP gene encoding ribosome maturation factor RimP, with amino-acid sequence MSQKIIDLVTAVVAPAIPEPYELVDIEYEKLGGDYVLSVLIDKPGGITVEDTADLTEIISPLLDTIQPDPFPDQYMLEVSSPGLERPLKTKEALTNAVGQYINVSLYKAIDKIKIFQGDLVAFDGETLTIDYLDKTRHKTVEIPYQTVAKARLAVKL; translated from the coding sequence ATGTCGCAAAAAATTATTGATCTCGTGACGGCAGTCGTAGCTCCAGCTATTCCTGAGCCATACGAACTGGTCGATATCGAGTACGAAAAGCTTGGCGGTGACTATGTCTTGTCAGTTTTGATTGATAAGCCAGGAGGTATTACTGTAGAAGATACTGCAGACTTGACTGAAATTATCAGTCCCCTCTTGGATACTATTCAGCCTGATCCTTTCCCGGATCAATACATGCTGGAAGTTTCTAGTCCAGGGTTAGAGCGTCCCTTAAAAACCAAAGAAGCTTTGACAAATGCTGTTGGTCAGTATATCAATGTTAGTCTTTACAAGGCTATTGATAAGATCAAGATTTTCCAAGGTGACTTGGTGGCCTTTGATGGGGAAACCCTAACAATTGATTACCTTGATAAGACTCGCCATAAAACTGTTGAGATTCCCTATCAAACAGTTGCTAAAGCTCGTTTGGCAGTCAAACTCTAA
- the nusA gene encoding transcription termination factor NusA: MSKEMLEAFRVLEEEKHINKEDIIDAVVESLKSAYKRRYGQSESAVVEFNEKTGDFQVYTVREVVDEVFDSRLEISLKDALAISSAYELGDKIRFEESVDEFGRVAAQSAKQTIMEKMRKQMREITYNDYKQHEGEIMQGTVERFDQRFIYVNLGTLEAQLSRQDQIPGESFKSHDVIDVYVYKVENNPKGVNVFVSRSHPEFIKRIMEQEIPEVFDGTVEIMSVSREAGDRTKVAVRSHNPNVDAIGTIVGRGGSNIKKVVSRFHPTRLDAKTGIEVPVEENIDVIQWVEDPAEFIYNAIAPAEVDYVLFDEDDSKRATVVVPDNKLSLAIGRRGQNVRLAAHLTGYRIDIKSASEYEALEAEKAEAATEEVVDEIVAEDATPVEVTTEEVIETTEAE, encoded by the coding sequence ATGAGCAAAGAAATGCTAGAAGCCTTCCGTGTCTTGGAAGAAGAAAAACACATTAACAAGGAAGATATCATCGATGCTGTGGTTGAATCGCTTAAGTCAGCCTACAAGCGTCGTTATGGTCAGTCAGAATCAGCTGTAGTTGAATTCAATGAAAAAACAGGTGATTTTCAAGTTTATACCGTTCGTGAAGTTGTAGACGAAGTCTTTGATAGTCGTTTGGAAATTAGCTTGAAAGATGCCCTTGCTATCAGCTCTGCTTACGAGCTTGGTGACAAGATTCGTTTTGAAGAGTCAGTCGATGAATTTGGCCGTGTTGCAGCGCAATCTGCCAAACAAACCATTATGGAAAAGATGCGCAAGCAGATGCGTGAAATCACTTATAATGACTATAAGCAACATGAAGGTGAAATCATGCAAGGAACAGTTGAACGCTTTGACCAACGTTTCATTTATGTCAATCTTGGAACGCTCGAAGCTCAATTGTCACGCCAAGACCAAATTCCTGGCGAAAGCTTTAAGTCACACGACGTCATCGATGTTTATGTTTATAAAGTTGAAAACAACCCTAAGGGTGTTAACGTCTTTGTAAGTCGTAGCCATCCAGAATTCATCAAACGTATCATGGAACAAGAAATTCCTGAAGTCTTTGATGGAACTGTAGAAATCATGAGCGTATCTCGTGAAGCTGGTGATCGTACCAAAGTTGCTGTTCGCAGTCATAACCCTAACGTTGATGCTATCGGTACAATCGTTGGTCGTGGTGGAAGCAACATCAAGAAAGTTGTCAGCCGTTTCCACCCAACACGTTTGGATGCTAAGACAGGTATTGAAGTTCCTGTTGAGGAAAATATTGATGTTATTCAATGGGTTGAAGATCCAGCTGAATTCATCTACAATGCTATTGCACCGGCTGAAGTGGACTATGTTCTCTTCGACGAAGATGATAGCAAACGTGCGACAGTAGTTGTACCAGATAACAAATTATCTCTTGCAATTGGTCGTCGTGGACAAAACGTTCGTTTGGCAGCTCATTTGACTGGTTACCGTATTGACATCAAGTCAGCGTCTGAATATGAAGCACTCGAAGCTGAAAAAGCTGAGGCTGCTACTGAGGAAGTTGTTGACGAGATTGTTGCAGAAGATGCTACACCTGTTGAAGTCACAACAGAAGAAGTAATTGAAACAACAGAAGCAGAATAA
- the rnpM gene encoding RNase P modulator RnpM: protein MAKTRKIPLRKSVVSGEIIDKRDLLRIVKTKDGEIFIDPTGKKNGRGAYIKLDNEEALQAKKKRAFNHSFSMDVPESFYDELIAYVDHKVKRRELGLE from the coding sequence ATGGCTAAAACACGAAAAATACCTTTACGCAAATCAGTTGTCTCAGGAGAAATCATTGATAAACGTGATTTGCTCCGCATCGTAAAAACTAAAGATGGTGAGATTTTCATTGATCCAACAGGAAAGAAAAATGGCAGAGGTGCTTACATTAAACTAGATAATGAAGAAGCTCTCCAAGCTAAAAAGAAACGTGCTTTTAACCATAGTTTCTCAATGGATGTTCCTGAAAGTTTTTATGATGAACTCATTGCTTATGTGGATCACAAGGTCAAAAGAAGAGAGTTAGGTCTTGAATAA